Proteins found in one Coffea eugenioides isolate CCC68of chromosome 5, Ceug_1.0, whole genome shotgun sequence genomic segment:
- the LOC113771650 gene encoding protein DETOXIFICATION 40-like codes for MINYLMSMLTQIFSGHLGNLEYAAASLGNNGVQTFAYGLMLGMGSAVETLCGQAYGAHRYGMLGIYLQRSAILLTLTGVLLTIIYIFSKPILLLLGEAPDIASEAAIFIYGLIPQIFAYAANFPIQKFLQAQSIVAPSAYISFGTLAFHVLFSWLATYKLGLGLLGSSLVLSVSWWIVVVGQFIYIVKSERCKKTWAGFNMEAFHGLWSFFRLSVASAVMLCLETWYIQILVLLAGLLDHPEVALDSLSVCTTISGWVFMISVGFNAAASVRVGNELGAGHPKTAAFSVLVVNCLSTICAIIAAIIVLALRHVISYIFTEGETVADAVSELTPYLAVSLVLNGIQPVLSGVAVGCGWQTFVAYVNVGCYYLIGIPLGALFGFYFKYGAKGIWIGIISGVFLQTLILLWTTFRTDWNKEVEIAQKRLATWDDQKQPLLNDDK; via the exons ATGATAAACTACCTCATGTCTATGCTCACACAAATCTTTTCTGGCCATCTTGGAAATCTTGAATATGCAGCTGCTTCCCTTGGTAACAATGGTGTTCAAACTTTTGCCTATGGTCTCATG CTGGGAATGGGAAGTGCTGTTGAAACACTATGTGGACAAGCATATGGAGCACATAGGTATGGCATGCTAGGCATATATCTTCAAAGATCAGCCATCCTCCTAACTCTAACTGGAGTGTTACTTACAATCATATACATATTTTCTAAGCCTATTCTCTTATTACTTGGTGAAGCACCAGACATTGCATCAGAAGCAGCAATATTCATCTATGGCTTAATCCCTCAAATATTTGCCTATGCTGCCAACTTCCCTATACAAAAATTTCTCCAAGCACAGAGTATTGTAGCCCCAAGTGCCTATATCTCTTTTGGAACACTAGCTTTTCATGTCTTATTCAGTTGGCTAGCAACATATAAGCTTGGCCTTGGCTTGTTGGGATCATCGTTAGTCCTTAGTGTGTCCTGGTGGATTGTGGTTGTGGGGCAATTTATATACATAGTGAAGAGTGAAAGATGCAAGAAAACATGGGCTGGATTTAACATGGAGGCGTTTCATGGACTTTGGAGTTTCTTTAGACTCTCTGTTGCTTCAGCTGTGATGCTTTGCTTAGAGACTTGGTACATTCAAATTCTGGTTTTGCTGGCTGGATTGCTGGATCATCCAGAAGTGGCTCTTGATTCACTCTCCGTATG CACAACAATTTCTGGATGGGTATTCATGATCTCAGTCGGCTTCAATGCCGCAGCAAG TGTGAGAGTAGGCAATGAGCTTGGAGCAGGACATCCAAAAACTGCAGCATTTTCAGTACTAGTAGTGAATTGCTTGTCAACCATTTGTGCAATAATAGCAGCGATAATAGTGCTTGCGCTCCGCCACGTCATCAGCTACATCTTCACAGAAGGCGAAACCGTGGCTGACGCAGTCTCCGAGCTCACCCCATACCTCGCGGTTAGCCTCGTTCTCAATGGAATCCAACCTGTCTTATCTG GTGTTGCTGTTGGATGTGGATGGCAAACCTTTGTTGCCTACGTGAATGTTGGATGTTATTATCTTATTGGAATTCCTTTGGGTGCTTTATTTGGATTTTACTTTAAGTACGGTGCCAAG GGGATATGGATAGGAATTATAAGCGGTGTATTTCTTCAAACCCTGATTTTGTTGTGGACAACTTTTCGTACAGACTGGAACAAAGAG GTTGAAATTGCTCAGAAGAGGTTGGCTACGTGGGACGACCAGAAGCAACCACTCCTAAATGACGACAAGTAA